The sequence below is a genomic window from Lolium perenne isolate Kyuss_39 chromosome 7, Kyuss_2.0, whole genome shotgun sequence.
ctcttgacctgcccttccgcctataaaaagtctccgtgacgaaaaccccagtaccgagaaccacgatacggaaaaccttccagagacgccgccgtcgccgatcccatctcgggggatccaggagatcgcctccggcaccctgccggagaggggaatcatctcccggaggactctacgccgccatggtcgcctccggtgtgatgtgtgagtagtctacccctggactatgggtccatagcagtagctagatggttgtcttctccccattgtgctatcattgtcggatcttgtgagctgcctaacatgatcaagatcatctatctgtaattctatatgttgcgtttgttgggatccgatgaatagagaatacttgttatgttgattatcaaagctatgcttatgtgttgtttatgatcttgcatgctctccgttattagtagatgctctggccaagttgatgctagtaactccaagagggagtatttatgctcgatagtgggttcatgcctctgtgaatctggaggagtgacaagaaccactaaggttatggatgtctttgttgccactagggataaaacattagtgccatgttccaggatgtagtcactagttacattacgcgcaatacttaatgcaattgtctgttgttagcaacttaatactggaaggggttcggatgataacctgaaggtggactttttaggcatagatgcagttggatggcggtctatgtactttgtcgtaatgcccaattaaatctcactatactcatcatgatatgtatgtgcatggtcatgctctctttatttgtcaattgcccaactgtaatttgttcacccaacatgctgttcgtcttatgggagagacacctctagtgaactgtggaccccggtccaattctctttactgaaatacaatctcttgcaatctttgttctcttgtttttctgcaaacaatcatcttccacacaatacggttaactctttgttacagcaagccggtgagattgacaacctcactgtttcgttggggcaaagtatcttggttgtgttgtgcaggttccacgttggcgccggaatcactggtgttgcaccgcactacatctcgccgccatcaaccttcaacgtgcttcttgactcctactggtccgattaaaccttggtttcttactgagggaaacttgccgctgtgcgcatcacaccttcctcttggggttcccaacggacgtgccaaccacacgcatcaagcaaatttctcgcgccgttgtcgggagatcaagacacgctgcaaggggagtctccacttctcaatctctttactttgtttttgtcttgcttagttttatttactactttgtttgctgcactaaatcaaaatacaaaaaaattagttgctagttttactttatttgttatcttgtttactatatcaaaaacacaaaaaaattagtttacttgcatttactttattcatcatgtttccttttaattttaccacaaaaagcataccggtaggacatgggtctatagttgggagaaataatatagaagaatttttcaatcatgttagtacaattgaaaattttgaagatagacacttggtagaccttgcgcctacttatgaaattgctgctgcgcatttagttcgcttgttggaaactaaatttgttaatcttaatcctataatccaacacatgttcttcacacttggtgatatggaagaaggggaaaagaaagattttgtattagaaacccttcttagagaatttggtggtctagcaagagaagctagaaaggtgtttgctaaatttaatatgcttggttctcctactaattttgttagtctccttgaaaagatggatatggatagaataagatacactaataatatcgatgatggaggggagatcaaagcaccaataccatgtaagctcctagctatgaatgatgcactagaaaataactatgcttggcttgttcctgaaaatttgtttgatgagagtagcacgcctaagactaatgaaaagggagatgctaaaacttatgtatctaatatactatgcctggttgagaaaagcccccaccccgctgtagaagtaccaccattcgataatacttgatacacactttctgcgcctagctgaaaggcgttaaagaaaagcgcttatgggagacaacccatgtttttacctacagtactttgtttttattttgtgtcttggaagttgtttactactgtagcaacctctccttatcttagttttgtgttttgttgtgccaagttaagccgttgatagaaaagtaagtactagatttggattactgcacagttccagatttctttgctgtcacgaatctgggtccacctccctgtaggtaactcagaaaattaagccaatttacgtgcatgatcctcagatatgtacgcaactttcattcaatttgagcattttcatttgagcaagtatggtgccattttaaaattcgtcaatacgaactgttctgttttgacagattctgccttttatttcgcattgcctctttcgctatgttggatgaatttctttgatccactaatgtccagtagcattatgcaatgtccagaagtgttaagaatgattgtgtcacctctgaatatgtcaatttatattgtgcactaaccctctaatgagttgtttcgagtttggtgtggaggaagttttcaaggatcaagagaggagtatgatgcaacatgatcaaggagagtgaaagctctaagcttggggatgaacctggtggttcacccctgcatatatcaagaagactcaagcgtctaagcttggggatgcccaaggcatccccttcttcatcgacaacattatcaggttcctcccctgaaactatatttttattccatcacatcttatgtgctttttcttggagcgtcggtttgtttttgtttttgttttgtttgaataaaatggatcctagcattcactttatgggagagagacacgctccgctgtagcatatggacaagtatgtccttggtttctactcatagtattcatggcgaagtttcttcttcgttaaattgttatatggttggaattggaaaatgatacatgtagtaattgctataaatgttttgggtaatgtgatacttggcaattgttgtgctcatgattaagctcttgcatcatatgcgttgcacccattaatgaagaaatacatagagcatgctaaaatttggtttgcatatttggtttctctaaggtctagataatttctagtattgagtttgaacaacaaggaagacggtgtagagtcttataatgttttcaatatgtcttttatgtgagttttgctgcaccggttcatccttgtgtttgtttcaaataagccttgctagcctaaaccttgtatcgagagggaatacttctcatgcatccaaaatacttgagccaaccactatgccatttgtgtccaccatacctacctatactacatggtattttccgccattccaaagtaaattgcttgagtgctacctttaaaattccatcattcacctatgcaatatatagctcatgggacaaatagcttaaaaaactattgtggtattgaatatgtcattatgcactttatctcttattaagttgcttgttgtgcgataaccatgtttactggggacgccatcaactattcattgttgaatttcatgtgagttgctatgcatgttcgtcttgtctgaagtaagagcgatctaccaccttatggttaagcatgcatattgttagagaagaacattgggccgctaactaaagccatgatccatggtggaagtttcagttttggacatatatcctcaatctcaaatgagaaaattattaattgttgttacatgcttatgcataaaagaggagtccattatctgttgtctatgttgtcccggtatggatgtctaagttgaagaataatcaatagcgagaaatccaatgcgagctttctccttagacctttgtacaaagtgacatagaggtacccctttgtgacacttggttaaaacatgtgcattgtgatgatccggtagtccaagctaattaggacaaggtgcgggcactattggtacactatgcatgaggcttgcaacttataagatataatttacatgatgcatatgctttattactaccgttgacaaaattgtttcatgttttcaaaatcaaagctctagcacaaatatagcaatcgatgcttttcctctatgaggaccattcttctactttcaatgttgagtcagttcacctatttctctccacctcaagaagcaaacacttgtgtgaactatgcattgattcctacatacttgcttattgcacttattatattactctatgttgacaatatccatgagatatacatgttacaagttgaaagcaaccgctgaaacttaatcttcttttgtgttgcttcaatatctctactttgaattattgctttatgagttaactcttatgcaagacttattgatgcttgtcttgaagtgctattcatgaaaagtctttgctttatgattcacttgtttactcatgtcatatacattgttttgatcgctgcattcactacatatgctttacaaatagtatgatcaagattatgatggcatgtcactccagaaattatctgtgttatcattttacctgctcgggacgagcagaactaagcttggggatgctgatacgtctccgacgtatcgataatttcttatgttccatgccacattattgatgttatctacatgttttatgcacactttatgtcatattcgtgcattttctggaactaacctattaacaagatgccgaagtgccaggtgctgttttctgctgtttttggtttcagaaatcctagtaaggaaatattctcggaattggacgaaatcaaagcccaggggcctatttttccacgaagcttccagaagtccgaaggagagacgaagaggggccacggaggggccacaccctagggcggcgcggccccccccttggccgcgcggccctgtggtgtggggcccccgtgccgcctcttgacctgcccttccgcctataaaaagtctccgtgacgaaaccccagtaccgagaaccacgatacggaaaaccttccagagacgccgccgccgccgatcccatctcgggggatccaggagatcgcctccggcaccctgccggagaggggaatcatctcccggaggactctacgccgccatggtcgcctccggtgtgatgtgtgagtagtctacccctggactatgggtccatagcagtagctagatggttgtcttctccccattgtgctatcattgtcggatcttgtgagctgcctaacatgatcaagatcatctatctgtaattctatatgttgcgtttgttgggatccgatgaatagagaatacttgttatgttgattatcaaagctatgcttatgtgttgtttatgatcttgcatgctctccgttattagtagatgctctggccaagttgatgctagtaactccaagagggagtatttatgctcgatagtgggttcatgcctctgtgaatctggaggagtgacaagaaccactaaggttatggatgtgctgttgccactagggataaaacattagtgctatgttcaaggatgtagtcactagttacattacgcgcaatacttaatgcaattgtctgttgttagcaacttaatactggagggggttcggatgataacctgaaggtggactttttaggcatagatgcagttggatggcggtctatgtactttgtcgtaatgcccaattaaatctcactatactcatcatgatatgtatgtgcatggtcatgctctctttatttgtcaattgcccaactgtaatttgttcacccaacatgctgttcgtcttatgggagagacacctctagtgaactgtggaccccggtccaattctctttcgaaatacaatctcttaatctttgttctactatttttctgcaaacaatcatcttccacacaatacggttaactctttgttacagcaagccggtgagattgacaacctcactgtttcgttggggcaaagtatcttggttgtgttgtgcaggttccacgttggcgcgaatcactggtgttgcgccgcactacatctcgccgccatcaaccttcaacgtgcttcttgactcctactggtccgattaaaccttggtttcttactgagggaaacttgccgctgtgcgcatcacaccttcctcttggggttcccaacggacgtgccaaccacacgcatcatactctagcaaagttattaaagtagttctattcctcctgcacgtgtgtaaaggtgacagtgtgtgcaccgtgttagtacttggtttatgctatgatcatgatctcttgtagattgcaaagttaactattgctatgataatattgatgtgatctattcctcctacatatgcatgaaggtgacagtgtgcatgctatgctagtacttggtttagtcttttgatctatcttacactaaaggttactaaaatatgagcattattgtggagcttgttaactccggcattgagggttcgtgtaatcctacgcaatgtgttcatcatccaacaaaagtgtagagtatgcatttatctatcctgttatgtgatcaatgttgagagtgtccactagtgaaagtgtaatccctaggccttgttcctaaatactgctatcgctgcttgtttattgttttactgtgttactactgctgcaatactaccaccatcaactacacgccagcaagctattttctggcactgttgctactgctcatatatattcataccacttgtatttcactatctcttcgccgaactagtgcacctattaggtgtgttggggacacaagagacttcttgctttgtggttgcagggttgcatgagagggatatctttgacctcttcctccctgagttcgataaaccttgggtgatccacttaagggaaaacttgctgctgttctacaaacctctgctcttggaggcccaacactgtctacaggaaaggagggggaacgtagacatcacttgcctcgcactaagcatggtcatgattccatatttttcgtagtggatagattctctaagatggctcatttcataccttgccataagagcgacgatgcttcacacattgcttcattgtttttcagggaaattgttcgcctacatggagtaccgcaaagcattgtgtcggatcgagacgtcaagttcatgagttatctttggaagtcgctcatggcaaagtttggagtgaagctcctattctcatcatcctcgcacccgcaaacggacggccaaacggaggtggtcaatagaagcctttccaccctcctacgcatcctcgtgaagaagaacttgaagtcatgggaggagtgccttccccacgcggagttcgcctacaaccgcgccaagcacaagactacatcaaggagccccttcatggtcgtctatggcttcgaaccttacacggcactcgacatacttccgctacccctccacgagcgcatcaacatggacttcgacaagcgcaccgccgccgtcaagaaactacatgaagaaacaagagcgaccatacaagaacatgtgcttcgtcaagcaaaccgcatcaacgccaagaagaaggaaaggatatttcaagaaggagacctcgtttggatccacctccggaaggaaaggttccctcatgagcgcaactccaagctcaagccaagaggagatggccccttcaaggtcctcaaacgcatcaacaacaacgcttacgtcatcgacataccgacatcaaagtacttggtgagcaacacattcaacgtctcggacttgtcgccctatcatggagatgaagaggtgcaagagtcgaggacgactctttcccaaggggggggagatgatgtagccccggtcaccaacgtcgctacaccaagaccaacaagtcccccaagtggaccgatgacacgagcccgagtcaaagctctacatgatgaggtgaactcgctcctcaccacccttgatcttggtacccctttggatggattgctacctcatgccgacgtgctatgtgtcattaggtacaaggcgcatcaagaccccggagaggaggacaagccaaggtcaagggagggagagaagcagctggacatggagatgatcatgaagtcgaagccgacgtcactcgaagcgctccaaggaagagacggacgctggctggtccaggacccggtcagaccggacccacaaccggacgccccggtcacaggcccggtcaaccgggcgcaaaccgggccagctccctcgtaccggacgacgaccggacccaggaccggattcttcgtAGATTCCCggcttgcgcccggtcgaccggacccatgaccggacagcccggtcacaggcccggtcagaccggacccagaccggatctgacgggaatgccccaccaaactgccttaacttatccattcgcgtacctgttcgcccttgctggccatgtgtgcctatataagtagcctggacccctccttagctctttagacttgttttgaactcaaacctacctttgagcttagtctcccttgggtatcatccctctgtaatcaaggcaccttggttgttgactttgatcttgttgagtgagattctagtactagttactctctctccctcaccaagctcttcctctccaaccccaatctctctccgggaattctgccacgtgcctcttcctcggagattctattggcgtggtccatcgagccacggaggtaagcatcgggtgtatcgggttggtgtgcgtgcgtgagtctcggagttcctcgtgttcgtcgtgttcttcgtgttcctcgcgttctctcatctctccccttggtttcgaaatcaatccgcgagatcgggccacacacggggtcttagacctcatcagacgGCCTAGCTGGTGGGCTGCCGGGCTCGGTACCGGTGCTGGCTTTCCCGATAAAAAGCCGTCGCACAGGATTGCGCCGTCGGCACCTCGTGACTTTCTGCAGTGTCTAAAGGAATTCTCTGGAATCACCTTGTCAATCTCTTCCTTAGTAAAAGGAGCTGAAATGCTTTCTTGTCCTTCCAAAGGAGTGAAAAGATCTTCCAGGATGTTGACATTTAGAGTATCATACCAAGTCTCAAAAATGCATTAAAAGTGTCCTTCATGGAAATGATTATTTTGACTACATAGGCTATCTAGATGACCAGGAATAATTTTATATTcaagggatgcaccctcaatctttACAGGTGCAGGAAAATGTAAATATGAGCTAGGTCTTTTTATTCATAAAGCTTCTAGAAAGTCTTATGCTGGTCTTAAAATTTGGGCTGAGAGATTTCGATAACTATAGCagtttttttgttttctcttttttttaagCCTATGGTCTTTTAGCTAGCTTCTTGTTGCTATCCTCTAGCAACAGCCCTTTGTACCTCATGACTTGTTGAAAATTTATAAATATACATAGTGGGAAAACACACTAATTTGCCGGAAAAAAAGATCTTCCAGGTTAAATATCATAGTACGATTATCTGACACACTGACACCCAACCATAACGACTTGTATAATCCAAGAAAACTGACGAAACAGTATTTTGGGTGTGTCGTTTCTTAATTTGTTAATTGCAGTGAAGCTAAGTAGGCAATCCATTAACACGGCAAGAAGCAGACTTATCCATCCATCCTTCAACTCAGTTTCCTCGCAAACAACCATGTCTACACCAATGCACCAGATGACAAGAGTTTATATCGTTTATTGTTTACTACGGAGCACTAACATGGACCAACGTAGATCGTAAGCAGTGCTGAGTACGTTCACTCGGTGGTGGCCGCAACCTTGTCGAGGGTGTTGCCGATGTCGATGACGAAGCGATACCTGACGTCGTTCTTGGCAAGGCGCTCCAAGGCCGTGTTCACATACTCCGCGCCGACCACCTCGATGTCGGCGGTCACGCCGTGCTTCGCCGCGAGGTCGAGCATCTCCTGCGTGTCGCTCATGCCGCCGATGATGCTCCCGGCCAGGGTCTTATTCGCTGCACACACGTACAATGTTCATCAGGATGCTATCTCATTTCTGTGATCGATCAGTGCAAGATTTCTCCTTATTGCAAGAGATGCTAAGACTTACTGGCAACTAGAACGAAGGGAGGAATCTCGATGGGCTTCTCGGGGAGGCCGACCATGATCATCTTGCCGTTGGGCTTGAGTAGCCCGAAGAGAGGGGTCAAGGGGATGTTTGCAGACACCGTGTTTATGATGCCATCCATGGTGCTCATCGCAGCCTGCAAAGACATCACCAAAGCAAAACAAACATGAACCCTCAAGTTCCTCTTTCTTCTGCACCGGACAGGGGAAGTAACCTGAACCAGCGGGTCCGCCTACCTTCATCTCGTCGGCGTCCTTGCTGACGATGAACGCGTCGGCGCCCAGCCGCCCCAgggcctcctccttcttccccggcgACGAGCTGATCACCGTCACTTTCATTCCGAAGGCCTTGCCGAACTTGACCGCAACGTGGCCCAGCCCGCCCAGCCCCAGCACGCCGAGGTGCAGCCCGGGAACGTTGAGCCCGTGGTACTTCATGGGGCTGTACACGGTGATGCCGGCGCACAGCAGCGGCGCGCCCTTGTCCAGCGGCATGGCGTCGGGGAACCGGACCACGAACCGCTCGTGCACCACCACCATGCTGGAGTAGCCGCCGTAGGTGACGGTGCCGTCGACGTCGACCGAGTTGTAGGTGAGGATCATGCCCGGGCAGTGGTTCTCGAAGCCCTTGTCGCAGCTCTCGCACGACCGGCACGAGTTCACCATGCACCCGACGCCCACGCGGTCGCCGGCCTTGAACTTGCTCACGTTCTTGCCCACCTCCGTGACCTCGCCGGCGATCTCGTGCCCGGGGATCATCGGGTACCTTGAGTTCTTCCAGTCGTTCTTCAGGGCGTGCAGGTCAGAGTGGCAGATTCCGCAGTACAAAATCTTTATCACCACATCGTCGTCTCCGGTGCTCCTGAAAAGTTAGGAAGAAACAGAAACGTCATGAAAAAAGAAACGATGTGCTACTGTAGTATTTTTGCTGATGGATTCGTTGTGAGCTCAACTCGCTGCTGACTCGAGCAATTTGTGTAGCCTGTTACGCATGCAAACCATAAAACATAATCTGCCGAGTTATAAAAAATGGTTGACCAACAGGGGAATGATCTCTCCCTTGGTTATACATTGTTAGGTAGGATGAGACTCTCCCCGCGGATGGACACGGATGGATGATAACCCGTTTTATTTGTCCCTCCTGCGAAATTACCGCGGATGGGGATTGAAACCCGGGTGGACTGGCTGCGCATTCgcttgccttgccactgagctagaacTCAGTTCTCGATCTACCGAGTTATATTTATTCAGACAATTTCAGTTTACTCGACAGAAAAGTTCACATCGATCTCTTTACAGAAAATAAGTTGGAAAGCAAAATTGTAAGACGGCAAATCCTAGATCGACACATACACCAAGCAACTTATGTACGGCCCTGAGCACACTGGCACGGCTGTGATAACGCCATGAAACAGCTAGAAGCCAAGAACCACCTACAAATTACACTAGCCTTTGCTTTCAAACTGCAAAGTACGAGTACATAATGGACACGGTCAGCCCACTTGTACAATCCATGTATTCCCTTTGTAGATTCCGTTTAAAATCAAGGTTGAAATACTCCCTCCTTC
It includes:
- the LOC127314549 gene encoding probable cinnamyl alcohol dehydrogenase 5, giving the protein MAPTAAEQTEHHQHTRKAVGLAARDDAGHLSPLAITRRSTGDDDVVIKILYCGICHSDLHALKNDWKNSRYPMIPGHEIAGEVTEVGKNVSKFKAGDRVGVGCMVNSCRSCESCDKGFENHCPGMILTYNSVDVDGTVTYGGYSSMVVVHERFVVRFPDAMPLDKGAPLLCAGITVYSPMKYHGLNVPGLHLGVLGLGGLGHVAVKFGKAFGMKVTVISSSPGKKEEALGRLGADAFIVSKDADEMKAAMSTMDGIINTVSANIPLTPLFGLLKPNGKMIMVGLPEKPIEIPPFVLVATNKTLAGSIIGGMSDTQEMLDLAAKHGVTADIEVVGAEYVNTALERLAKNDVRYRFVIDIGNTLDKVAATTE